The genomic stretch NNNNNNNNNNNNNNNNNNNNNNNNNNNNNNNNNNNNNNNNNNNNNNNNNNNTTATTGCTATCATATCcgtttataattttatttaaaattttaatattttctataatttttttcgacaattgaatattatttatactatTATTTATCGAATCTGTTGCACTATTAAACCTCCTCTCATAATCTGTTAATATACTATCTATATCTTCTTGATTAATGCaatcttttaaatttctaAGACCATTTACAGATTGAGTATCTTGGGACATATCAAAATATTCTTctactttttcatataattctAATAGATCTTTAATGATGCCCATGATCTTTTTACTATCACTAATATGTTCTtctattttactttttttatccAAATTGACACTTTCGGGATTTAATGTATTCTGGTATATACTATTTTCTTCCGGTCTCTCACTATCCTTCTCTATATTTTGGTGAAAAAATtcactttttctttttgttatatcaccttcatatttttcaaatttctttttatccTGTTCATATTCACTTATATATTCAAATAATGAATTCATTTTGCTAGTAAAAGTTTCAAATGAATCTTTCATTTTAATGTATAAATTTCTAATCGAATTGGTTATTATATCCTTCTTAAATTTCACAATTTTACTTGTTATAGGTGTCACTTGAGTATCCATGATACCTGTAGCATTACTAAGTATACTATTTATTTCCAANNNNNNNNNNNNNNNNNNNNNNNNNNNNNNNNNNNNNNNNNNNNNNNNNNNNNNNNNNNNNNNNNNNNNNNNNNNNNNNNNNNNNNNNNNNNNNNNNNNNNNNNNNNNNNNNNNNNNNNNNNNNNNNNNNNNNNNNNNNNNTTTTGTGTGTGTATTCactattattaaaagaagtTTCACCTATAAATTTTTCAATGGTTTCAAGATCCTTTTTTGCACTTCCTTTAAAATCTATAATTATCTTTAAactactaatttttttttttatttcttctaagTATTTTCTTATCTCTTCTATGCTCTTTTGGCTATCTTCATCTTCCTGCCTTTTTAATTCTTGTAGATTATCTATTTTTGCttgaatattttcttttgaacTTTGAATTTCACTTACTAATGTCATTAATTCATCATAATCACTTTTTAATAAAGCAAGTTCATTATTTGCTGACCCTATGATATCTtcaatatcttttttttttgccaAAATATCATACGTAATATCTGTTAGTTTACTCTCTTCTAGTAGTAATTCTCTTTTTGCTAATTCTACACTATTTATATTAGATTCAATAGACttatattttgtattaaatgaattaaatttatctttcaaattaatattatgtGCTAATGCCCTAGCATATAATTCAGTGAGTT from Plasmodium relictum strain SGS1 genome assembly, contig: PRELSG_99_v1_34, whole genome shotgun sequence encodes the following:
- a CDS encoding reticulocyte binding protein, putative; translation: MNDTYVKDVNTEHNFFSSYKNDCKNAMSINITKNNITYIFTTALQHNGGYQQYNIWNNQLKSNFYEIQKKFKDLLKNALKGLGEEINSLVYPENVIMEVKKIFTEGNDAYHRTKSLIEENFRLENLSHKYKNKRISDITSELTELYARALAHNINLKDKFNSFNTKYKSIESNINSVELAKRELLLEESKLTDITYDILAKKKDIEDIIGSANNELALLKSDYDELMTLVSEIQSSKENIQAKIDNLQELKRQEDEDSQKSIEEIRKYLEEIKKKISSLKIIIDFKGSAKKDLETIEKFIGIMDTQVTPITSKIVKFKKDIITNSIRNLYIKMKDSFETFTSKMNSLFEYISEYEQDKKKFEKYEGDITKRKSEFFHQNIEKDSERPEENSIYQNTLNPESVNLDKKSKIEEHISDSKKIMGIIKDLLELYEKVEEYFDMSQDTQSVNGLRNLKDCINQEDIDSILTDYERRFNSATDSINNRHVEGYSSNVSTEEANFKNITDKIGKTKLSVELLNIEVDSATRIQNEEILDIVYNFIIKLHQKICDDAQRKIEIIEETEGNLESYNFESNTEKVQKENNRENLNTITQKIRDFMDIVRAHKSKIKDIKEESQKEFEESNSIKNDGKNSSEKKNNMKEIYEKMKKILEKLQKEIEQL